The sequence ACTTCCTTCGTAAAAAAATCGATAAGGATTTCGAAAATAAGCTGCTGCATACCAAAACTGGTATGGGATACTACCTTGCAGAAGAATAGTGAAGATCAAATATAAAATAGCACTCTCCTACTCTATTTCAGCCATCATATTGCTGAACACCTTTGCTATTCTCGCTTATTACTTTTCTTCACAATCCAGGCAGGCAGAGTACCTGGACCGCCTGGAATACCGCGCACGCTCTATCGCCAATGTAATCATTGAAGATAATACCGTGAAGGTAGACCTGCTGCGCAAACTGGATAAAACCACCTTCCAGGACCTCTATAAAGAAAGCATTCTTGTATATAACCTTAACTACGATCTGCTGTATTCTAATTTAAAGGATACAGCAATCCGTACTTCCCGTCCTTTACTGGATTATATTAAGAAGTATGGAGAGTATAGTCATGGCCGTGATAACGGTGAACTGGTCGGCGTATATTATACAGAGGGCGATGTATCGGTGATCGTACTGGTGTCTTCCTTTGATAAATATGGTTATCAGAACCTGCAGAACCTGAAGCGGATCCTGATAATTGAAATTGTCGTAGCCGTAATTCTATTAGTCATCATCGGCTATTTCTTTGCCCGTAAAATGGTACAACCCATTGATAAACTGGTAAAGCAGGTAAAGACCATCAATGCCAACAACCTGCAGGGGATCAGTGTAGAAGCCCGTGGCAAGGACGAGATTGCGCAGCTGGGTGCAAACTTCAACACCATGCTGCAACGCCTGAGCGATGCATTTGACCTGCAGAAGAGCTTTGTGAACAATGCCAGCCATGAACTGAGAACTCCGCTGGCATCTATCATCAGCCAGCTACAGGTAGCCCTCTCCAAAGACAGAACAAAAGAAGTATACGCCGATATCTTAGCCTCCGTACTGGAAGATGCAGAGAACCTCTCCGACCTGAGTAATGGTCTGCTACAACTGGCACAAAGTGAGCTCAACCAGCAGAAATTTATCTTCAGTGAAGTACGTATGGATGAGCTGCTGCTGGAAATGGGCAACCTCGTCAAACTAAAACATGTACCGGTAGCGGGTGAACCGCAAAGGGGCCCTAAGGTCGATATCAGCTTCCTGAAAGTCCCCGACCAGGATACAGAGCTGGTAGTACAGGGCAATGAGAGCCTGCTGAAGGTATTATTCCTGAATCTGCTGGACAATGCCTTTAAATTTTCTACTGACAACACTGCAAGGGTTACAATCGATTTCTTCACACATAATATACAGATCCAGGTCAGAGATAATGGGATCGGTATAGCCCCGGAGGAACTCAACAAGGTATTTGAACCCTTTTATAGAGGAGCAAATGCTCATCAAACCCGCGGCCATGGCCTGGGACTCTCTATCTGTAAAAAGATCGTGCAACTGCACAAAGGTCATATTTCCGCTTCCTCCACCCCCGGGAAAGGCACGATTTTCACCGTTATCCTGCCCCACACCTGATTATTTTAATGAGTTTTTAATTGTGTTTAAAGCATTCTTTAAGTGAGAATGGGGAATTTTGCTATTATTCTAAAGAACGACATGAAGTGCAATTTTCTTTTCTCCCTTTTACTTTCCTCAGGATTTTTCCTGGGGGGCTGCAAACATCCGCAGCTGGAAGGCGGGGCGACTAAAAAGACCTTTGTACTGAGTGATACGATGTTGAAGACAATTCGGATAGATACTGCCAGTATAGAGCCCGTGCAGATGGAATTACATTTTTCAGGAAAAGTGGCTGGTAAGATCAATAAGCAGAAAGATATAGAGATCCTTGTAGATTATTCTTCCCAGCACCTCGATGATGTAAAAGAAGGCTATAAAGCTGAAATTGTTACTGCAGCGCTACCCGACAAGATCTTCTACGGAATTGTAGATGCCGTCGATTCTTCTTCTAATGCAATTCAGTTAAGTATAAAACTGGATGATATGAACAAACTACTGAAGCCAGAGATGTTCACGAAAGTCATTTTACATTACAGCGAAGGAGATGATATGGTAGCCGTGCCAGAAAATGCCGTGATCGCAGATCATTGCAGGAATTATGTACTGGTGTTTAAGGATAAGTATAATATCCAGCTAAGAGAGGTGGAGACTTATACAACGTCAGGAGAAACAACATATATCAGCAAAGGACTGGATGCAGGAGAGAATGTGATATTAGATCACCAGCAGCTGATCTATGATGCATTAAGCGAGAATTAAGTTTTAGTTCGCATATAGGTTGATAGAATGGACATGCAAACGCAGCTCTTTCAGATGTAAAATTTGTCTGAACTGTTTTCATGCTCAATTACTCCGCCCCGCCGCAGAAGAAACAACGCGGGGCGGTTTTTCTTTTAAGTATTCATATCCTTTAGAAATAGCAATTAGATTAAAAAAACTCGCTTCTCCTTTTGGCAGAAGCGTTTTTTTTTATGCACGCCTGCGGCACCTGAATGCCGGATTGTGTACCTATTCGTTCATCCTCGGACGTAATCGCTGTTTCGCCTTATTAAATACCATCTGCCCCTTATCCGCTCCTTTCCTCATTTCCTGCTGCACTTCTGGTTCCAGGTGATACACTGACTGACATGCTGAGCTACAACATCCATCATACTTTGCCGCACACTCCTCACACTGTATAAACAGCAAATGGCAACCATCATTTTTACAATTCGTATGCGAATCGCATGGCTTTCCACACTGGTGACAACTGCTGATAATTTCATCTGTAATACGCTCCCCTAACCTATCGTCAAATACAAAGTTCTTTCCTTTGAATTTGAGTGGCAATCCCTGCTCCTTTGCCTTGTTCGTATATTCAATGATGCCCCCTTCCAGGTGGAATACATTCTTAAACCCATGATGCAGCATATAAGCCGATGCTTTTTCGCAACGGATACCACCAGTACAATACATCACGATGTTTGCATCTTTATTTTCCTTCAGCATATCAACTGCCATCGGCAATTGCTCTCTAAAGGTATCAGATGGCACCTCGATCGCATTCTGAAAATGCCCCACTTCAAACTCGTAGTGGTTGCGCATATCTACCACAATGGTATTCGGGTCGTCAGTAAGTTCATTGAATTCCCTGGCTTTCAGGTATTTACCTTTATTTTCCATGGAAAAGGATGGGTCGTCGATACCATCTGCCACGATCTTCTCGCGCACTTTGATCTTTAGTACCCAGAAGGATTTGCCATCATCATCTACTGCTACGTTCAAACGTATGCCATTGAGGAAATGATACCCATACAGGCGATTCCTGAATTCCTCAAAGTGATGCTCCGGAATACTGATCTGGGCATTGATACCCTCTGATGCCACGTAAATCCGTCCAAATACCTTCAGCTCATCGAGCTTGAGGTACAAGTCATCACGAAATGCCTGTGGATCTTCAATCTTTGCGTACTGGTAAAACGAGACGGTGACGCGACGAAATGTCTCTGCTGCCAGCTTTACTTTTAGTTCAGCTGCAGAAATACGGTTGTGTAGTGCCATTTTTTTAGTAGAAATTTTAAGAACACTTGCCTTGTGAGCAAAATTTCTACGATTCCCTTTGTGGGTTTCGTAACCCCTGACCTAATTTCAGGAGCTGCAAAGGTAACAATCTACTTTTAAATTTTCACGCCTCCCAGACTGTAGGTTCTGAGGACCACTCATATAGAAGGGATGACATGTAATAAGCTGCACTACTGATAATCAATACATAACCTGTAAAACCGACCGTTAAATACTCCTGTAAACCTACCCAGTCATAGATTTCTGCAAAGTAGGCGAACGTAGCAAGTACTACACCCAGGATGAATGCGAATAATGCAATTCTCTTCATAAGGGGACATTTTAATTCACACGAACATGTTATAAAAGTCCAGACTATTCTGGCTTGAATTTAGATTACAAATATTATAACATGCTACAAATACAAAAAGTTCAGGTTGCCGCAGACATATCTGAACCCGTATAACTATCTGATTATTATTGTATATAAATTAATTTTAAGACTTGGCACTCTTTTTGACTTAAACGAACAGGACAAGTAATCAGCGTTTAACCCAAAAATGTGAATTTTATGAGTACAATTTTTCTTTACATCTTTTACTTCATCGTAGGATTGTGGATATACCGCCTCCTGGCTTACTTTTATGATCGTGATCCCAAAGAAAGCTATAAAACAAGAAAGGAAAGATATTAGGCAGGCAAGGGAAGGTCAATGGCAGACTTTCCCTTTTTTTATGAAATTATTTTCATTCCCTCTTTGAGGAATGCTTTTATTGAAAGAGCTGGCCTCTATGGCTCCGGCGTATTCTGCTGGCGCACCATCCCACCAAATAATCCTCCAAATCCTACCCTCACTCCTATGCGTGTCGCATCCTTACTTTGGTATCCCGCGATTACATCAACGCGCAACAGCTTAAAAATATTCTCCAACCCGGCAAAAACTTCTACATAATTGTTATTCTGGTTCACATAAAAAGCGTTAGAACCAGCTACCAGGTTCCATTTCAACCTGTTTAGCAAAGGGATTTTATTTGTCAGCAACCCGTTAAAATGATGCTCCACATTGGCGGTCGCATAAAATGGCGCCGTCGTGCTGTACCTGTAGTAAGGTGCCAGCTGGAAACTATTCAGATAGTTGATATTATAGAAGGTCTGGTTCCCGTTGAAGTGCTGATAATCAGGTATATCTACATGCTTATCATTCAGGAATCCACCCAATTTTACCCTATACATAAACTCCCCGAATAGCTTCAGGTTCATATTATCCTTGATCTGGAACTGCCATTTATCAAAATCCGCATCACTACCCGCTATACCATGGATCCCCTTGGTATACGTGACCCCAAAAATGGGATATTTGGAACCAAAGGCGATCTTCCTGTCCGGCAGCTCGATAAATTTCTGCCCTGGCTGGAAAGAGAACCCAAGTTCTGCCACCAAAGCCTGGTTCCGGGTAAATGGAATATCTGCCAGCTCGTAGGGATGGTTGGGAAGGAACTGTTTATTGCTGTTCTTAAAAAATACAAAGTCGGTGGTATTCTCCAATGGCATACGATCCTCATACCGTACCCCCAACCTGAGGAAAGAATTGTTCTCAAACCGTCGGGTAAACTGAAGCGTGGTAAAGTAATTCTCATACAGCTTCATATAATTCTCCTTCAGGAACAAGGTATAGAACTCATTTTCCAGGGGAGAAATAGGATTATCGTGATTGAACTGGCTTACCCTTTTCCCACCACCCAGTATCCAGGTATTCTGGCCAATGCGGTTGTGAATCCGGCTCTCCTGCGTCCATTGCAGATAAGTCCAGGCATTGAGGTGTGTATTGCTGAAACCATAGCGGATATAAGGCATGATCTTCAGCTCCTGTGACCGGGAAAGGTTCAGTTTCAGTTCAGGTTCCACATTTAGTACCAGCCCTTCTACAGTGTTGTACCCGAGTTGTTTAATCAACCCTTTCATAGACAGCTGATGTGAATAAATTCCTGTATCTCTCTGAAAGTAATAGTTATGTTTTGCCCCAGACCAGAAGAAGTCGGTAAATTTGACAGGGTGCTGGTGTTTGCGCAACGTATCGAGCGTACGGGAAGACCTGGCGCTGTCCCGCTCCGCCTGGGCAGTACTGTCTTTTACACGGAAGTCCTTTACTTCTTCCTTTTCAAGTGGCACGGGACGAATGCTATCCCAGTAGGCCAGTAGTTTTTTATCGAAAGCGGTATCGTACCGCATGATAGTATTATCGAAATGCTTCTTTTGGAAGTTAGGATGCAGGTCGTAATTTGAATATACATTCACGAAATTGCCCACCATATCAAACCCAAATTGTTTGATGCTCATGGTAATGACCTGATCTTTGGTACGCCATACTTCATTGTTCACAGGTACATGGATCTGGCGGATGCGCAGGGTATCCATGATCTCAAGCTGATAATCCTGTGTAAGTAGCAGGTCTGCACTGTGGATCCGCCAGTCGTCGTCCGTGATAAAGATATAACCGGAGAACAATGGTTCGAATTTCCTGCGGGGCATCACCTTTATTTTATTGACGGTTTTGCCATCATCCTGGAAGGTGCCTTCCAGCTGGTATTTATAATAGAGTAAGGCGTTTTCTGCAATGGGAGAAATGTAACCACGTTTGTTGAATTGAGTAATAACAGCGGTCACGTTGTTATCATAGAGGTCTATAAAAGCCGGAAAACTGAACCCAAATCCACCGCCACTCTGACGTGCAGAGAGTACTTCGACCTTTACATTGTCAGGCTCCTGAAAGTCTACGCGGGTCATAGATTCAGAGAGGAATACCACACCTTGCCCGGAAGAGTCGACACCCATGTCTTTCTTATCTAACTTCTTCCCGAAAAACTTTTCAGGCACATCCCTCAGCTTGAACATACCTTTGATATAATCATTGCAGGTATACTCATTTACCTGGTGACGGTAAAAGTTACGCTTTTTGATCGCTGCCCTGATAATGGCGTAAGCAGGGTCTTCCCCACCTGATTTAACCACCACTTCTTTGATCTGCATGCTTACGGGTTGTAAGGCAAAATCCAGCGTCTGTTCTGTATTGGTAATAATGACTTGTTTTTCCAGTTTACGATAGCCCATATACTGGCATACCAGTGTATAAGTGCCTGCTGGAATGTCCAGCTGATATTGTCCGGCAGCATTGCTGGTTGTACCAGTAGTGGTACCCTTTATGAAAATAGTTGCGTATGGAAGTGGGATTTGTTGTTCATTCGTAATACGTCCCTTGACAATGGTGGCCTGCGCGAGGTTAAACAACATACTAAAGAATACTGTCAATGCAGTGCTGTGCATAATTTCCTTTTATATGAAAAAGGATCGCTTTTGCCATTGACAAAAACGATCCTTCTAAAAATGAGTTTTATAGTGTCCTTTTGTACCGCAGATAACTACCTGATAAACTACCCAGGCCTGCCGTAAGCCCACCGATAAATGCGCTTACTACGCCAATCAATATCGGACTTTTAACCTTCAGAATCAATTCGCTCATCCTGTTTGCCAGGATGTGGTCATTCCGTACATCTGCCATGAAGGCTAATGCCAGCCAAAGCAGGAACACGGCAATGAAGCCGTTCATAAAACTACGCAATGGCGGCAATGGAATGGTTACAGCTACAACAAAAGCCGCAATTGCCACCGTCCACCATGCTAAAAATAAACCACCCAGATAACTGAGTATAACGATTAAGATAAAACGAGGGAAAGACTTCATAACGGGAAGATAACAAAAAGGGCTTATTATAACTGTAAAAAGCCTTCAATTTGTTTTTTCACACGTTGATAAGTATCAACCTGGAATACCTGCGAATTTGGAACGATAAGCTGATTCCAGCTGTAGCTTTCCTTGTAATCCCAGGCACTCTGCCCGTTGGATGCAAATACTTCCAGTTTGAAGCCGCGGGACTTGTCCATATCGTTGGTTAGTTTGAACCAATCCGGGCCTCCCTCTTTCCTGGCTTTATCAGCGCCTTTACCATAGGTTACCTGTACGGCAATTACGTACTTTACTTTCAGGAGAATGCACAACCCTGTTTTGTCCAGGTAGTAAGGCTGATCCGGTTCAATACCGGCATCTGTAAGCAGTTTGTTTGTTCTTCCTGCCGGTTGTAGCGTATCGCCACCGGCATAGAGAGAATTGTAGAGCGCCTCCTGTAAAAAGACACCAATCTTTTTAGTGTAATCTTGCATTTCAGGTGTAACCTCTCCTGCGGGAATACCATAGTTAACGGAGAACGGCAGAATAGCTACACCACGCTGCGCAAAGGCAGTAACTGTTGCCAAAAGGGCAAGGCATAGGAATAATGAACGACGCATAGGATTTAAAAAAAGTAGGTAAAAGGAAATAAAAAAGGACTGAACGAAAGATTATTCTTTGTTCAGTCCTTCAAATATGCAAAATAATTTGCTTATTTCCAACGCCTGATTAATATCAGCGATATAAACATGTATATTTTATCCGTATAGGAGTCCTATAGATTACTTACTCACTTCCAATGCCTGCGTAATATCTTCGATGATATCCTGTGCATTTTCCAATCCAACAGAGATACGGATCATACCAGGCGTAATACCCACTTTCAGTCTTTCCTCGTTAGTCAGTTTCGCATGTGTGGTACTTGCAGGGTGAGACGCAATACTGCGGCTATCGCCCAGGTTCGCCGTCAGGGTCAGCATTTTCAGGGCATCCAGGAAACGGGTGCCTTGTTCCAGTCCACCCTTCAGTTCAAAACATACTATACCACCGCCACCGGTCATTTGTGCCTTCGCTATTTCATGCTGAGGATGACTTTCGAGCATAGGGTATTTTACCCATTGCAGCAGTGAATTTCCTTCCAGTGCCTTAGCCAGTGCCAGCGCACTTTCGCAATGCCTTGCCATACGGATGTGCAGGGTTTCGAGGCTCTTGCTCAGTACCCATGCATTGAATGGAGACATTGCCGGACCTGTACTGCGGCAGAATGTATGGATCTCCTTAATCAGGTCTTTACGACCTACTACTACCCCACCTAATACGCGGCCCTGGCCATCCATCCACTTGGTAGCGGAGTGAGTTACAATGTGTGCGCCGAGTGCGATCGGCTTTTGCAATACAGGAGAAGCGAAGCAATTATCTACATTTAATATAACGCCATGCTTGTCGCAGATCTTTGCCAACAGGCTGATATCAACTACTTCCAGACCTGGGTTGGAAGGAGTTTCTACAAACATCATCTTCGTATTCGGCCTGATCAGCGCTTCTACAGTTTCTGGTTTGTTGATATCAAAGTAAGTGTACTCAATGCCCCATTTAGGAAGGAACTTAGTGATTACAGTATGGGTAGAGCCAAATATAGAGCTGGCAGAGAGCAGGTGATCACCTGTTTTCATAAGGGCCATGAAGCTCGCAAATATGGCGCTCATACCGGAGGCAGTAGCATAACCATCTTCAGCCAGTTCCAGGCTACATACTTTACGTACAAATTCGTCTACATTCGGGTTGCTGAAACGGCTGTATATATTATTATCTGTTTCATCTGCAAAGGTAGCGCGCATTTCTTCTGCACTGTCGTAGGTAAAACTGGATGTAAGGAAGAGAGGTGTAGAGTGCTCCATCTGCCACGTCTTCTCTGTTTGTATTCTGACTGCGTTCGTTTCCGGCCGGTATTGATCTTTCTCCATTACTTATTTAAGTTGTTTATGTACAATTTGACTTTGTCAAGTATTTATTTGCCTCAATCAACCATTTACCCTGGTTTCCCATGTCAGGTTGCCTCCTGCGCGACGAAGGGTCTCTGCAACGGAGCAATATTTAGTCATAGAAAGTTCTACTGCTCTTGCGGCCTTGTCAGGGTCCAGGCTGGTGCCGGAAAGGTGGAATATAATATGAACGTTCTCCCAGATGGAAGGCTCCTTACCTTTTTCGCGCTCTCCGTCTATTTCGATTTTAAAGTCCGTCAGTTCCTGGCGCTGTTTTTTCAGGATCATGGCTACATCTATAGCGGAGCAGCCACCGAGTCCCATCAGCAACATCTGCATAGGTCTTACGCCATTATTCTTACCACCATTCTCAAGGGAAGAGTCCATTAAAACTTTATGCCCCTGCTCATCTACAGCTTCCATGTTGAATGCATCGTCGATTCTCTGTAATGAAATCTTCATATTCGGTGTTATTTATCCTACAAATATAAGCAATGCGGCAGGATTTTTAGAAGTCATAAATTATTCAAAACCGGACAGGCTCAGATTATTTTGCCACCGAATAAATAAAATGGAGATGCATTTTCCATGCTTCTTCAGGCGCTAATAAATTTGATGATTTCCAAATTTCTCCTCATTTTCTTGACTTATACGGCTCATATGTTATATTTGCGCAAATTTTTCCGGGGTTTTGACGGTACAGATCTATCATAATACGCACACATTTACACTGGAGTCCGGGGTCGTGTTACCGGAGTTGCAAATCGCCTATCACACATACGGTACGCTGAATCATAGCAAAAGTAATGTGATATGGATCTGCCATGCCCTCACCGCCAATTCGGATGTAGCCGACTGGTGGAAAGGCCTCATTGGTCCGGGCAAGGCTATTGACCCTGCCCGTCACTTCATTGTATGTGCAAACATATTGGGCTCCTGCTATGGCAGTTCAGGCCCGCTTTCCATCAATCCTGCAACCGGGAAGCCTTATTTTTCCACCTTCCCGCAAATAACCGTGCGGGATATGGTGCAGGCACATACCCTGCTGCGCCAACACCTGGGCATTGACGAAATTCTATTGCTCATGGGCGGCTCCATGGGGGGCTACCAAAGCCTGGAATGGGCACTGCTGGAACCAACCCGTATCCGTCAGCTCTGCCTGCTCAGCACCGGCGCTTCCGAAAGCGCCTGGGGAATCGCCATACATACCGCTCAGCGTCTCGCTATTGAGGCCGACAGCACCTGGCGGGAACATCGTCCGGATGGCGGCGCAAACGGCTTAAAAGCCGCCAGAGCCATTGGTATGCTCACCTATCGTAACTACCAGACCTTCGTTCGTACCCAGTCCGACCCGGACAATGATAAGACCGACGACTTCAAGGCTGCATCTTATATCAACTACCAGGGCGACAAACTCGTAAAACGCTTCAATGCCCAGGCCTACTGGCGCCTCACCAAAGCGATGGATAGTCACAACATCGCCCGCGGCCGTGTCACCGATCTGGCAGGTACCCTTGCCCTCATTCAACAACCTACACTCATTGTAGGTATCACCAGCGATGTGCTCTGCCCACCTGAAGAACAACACTTCCTCGCCAAACATATTCCGGACGCTACCTATCACGAAATCGATTCTTCGTATGGCCATGATGGTTTCCTCATCGAAGTAGATATGATAGGTACACTGTTAAATAACTGGTTATTATAATTTGATCAATGCGTTAAAATCTGATTAAAAAGGTCTTAAAATTCCTTAAGACCCTTTAAACTGTTATAGCCTCCATCTATCTTTGTATCAGATTTAGCATGACAAAGGCATTTTCATACATATTACTCTTCCTACATATTGCGACTACTATGTTTATCCCGGTCGCGGATGAGAAGGATATTTATGATACCCGAGGCCGACAGATCAATGATGTCAACACACTCTTCGATTTTGTCAATCATGTAGTGCTGGGCAATACAGAGGTCAACCAGCAGGACGAAGACGATGATCAGCCACACTATTTCACCGGAAGCAATAGCGTGTCTTATTATATCTCAAGTCAACAGGAAATCGCCTGTAGCAGACAGGAACCCTCTACCAGCGACTTAGCTGTGGCGTACCCGCTATTGGCAGTACAAAAGCCGCTGGCTATCGCCTACGAAATTCTTACACCACCCCCGGAAGTCTAACTTTTACTTTATAAGTCATGAACTTTTATCAGCTTTTCAGGTTGATAAAGGAGCTTCGTGTACATACAGACCTAACACATTAAAATAGTATTAAATTCAAATCAGATGTATAGTCGGGATTCTAAAACAAAGCGCCCTCCCCGGATTGTAGCCAGTTGTATCATTATGTTGTTATTCGCATTCAAGGCATCTGCACAGGACACCGTGCACATTAGCCTGCAGGATGCGGAGAAACAATTCCTGGATAAAAACCTGGACCTGCTGGCAGAGAAATACAATATCTCTATCGCCCGCGCGCAGATCATCCAGTCTAAATTGTACAACAATCCCACCCTTCAGGTAAGCGGGAATCTGTACAATCCTGACAGGAAACAATTTTTTGATGTCAGCAATCAACATGGTCAATATGAGATCGGCATTACCCAGCTCATCTCATTGGCAGGCAAAAGAAACAAACAGGTAAAGCTCGCGCAAACGACTGCGGCCATGTCTGAAAATGCCTTCTTCGACCTGCTGAGAACCCTGCGTTACTCTCTCCGTAGTAACTTCTACCAGGCTTACTACCTGCAGAATTCTATGAGGGCTTATGCAGACCAGATCATCGCTCTTGAAAAGATGGATG is a genomic window of Chitinophaga sp. LS1 containing:
- a CDS encoding ATP-binding protein, producing MKIKYKIALSYSISAIILLNTFAILAYYFSSQSRQAEYLDRLEYRARSIANVIIEDNTVKVDLLRKLDKTTFQDLYKESILVYNLNYDLLYSNLKDTAIRTSRPLLDYIKKYGEYSHGRDNGELVGVYYTEGDVSVIVLVSSFDKYGYQNLQNLKRILIIEIVVAVILLVIIGYFFARKMVQPIDKLVKQVKTINANNLQGISVEARGKDEIAQLGANFNTMLQRLSDAFDLQKSFVNNASHELRTPLASIISQLQVALSKDRTKEVYADILASVLEDAENLSDLSNGLLQLAQSELNQQKFIFSEVRMDELLLEMGNLVKLKHVPVAGEPQRGPKVDISFLKVPDQDTELVVQGNESLLKVLFLNLLDNAFKFSTDNTARVTIDFFTHNIQIQVRDNGIGIAPEELNKVFEPFYRGANAHQTRGHGLGLSICKKIVQLHKGHISASSTPGKGTIFTVILPHT
- a CDS encoding efflux RND transporter periplasmic adaptor subunit, which translates into the protein MKCNFLFSLLLSSGFFLGGCKHPQLEGGATKKTFVLSDTMLKTIRIDTASIEPVQMELHFSGKVAGKINKQKDIEILVDYSSQHLDDVKEGYKAEIVTAALPDKIFYGIVDAVDSSSNAIQLSIKLDDMNKLLKPEMFTKVILHYSEGDDMVAVPENAVIADHCRNYVLVFKDKYNIQLREVETYTTSGETTYISKGLDAGENVILDHQQLIYDALSEN
- a CDS encoding rhodanese-related sulfurtransferase, which codes for MALHNRISAAELKVKLAAETFRRVTVSFYQYAKIEDPQAFRDDLYLKLDELKVFGRIYVASEGINAQISIPEHHFEEFRNRLYGYHFLNGIRLNVAVDDDGKSFWVLKIKVREKIVADGIDDPSFSMENKGKYLKAREFNELTDDPNTIVVDMRNHYEFEVGHFQNAIEVPSDTFREQLPMAVDMLKENKDANIVMYCTGGIRCEKASAYMLHHGFKNVFHLEGGIIEYTNKAKEQGLPLKFKGKNFVFDDRLGERITDEIISSCHQCGKPCDSHTNCKNDGCHLLFIQCEECAAKYDGCCSSACQSVYHLEPEVQQEMRKGADKGQMVFNKAKQRLRPRMNE
- a CDS encoding DUF5686 and carboxypeptidase regulatory-like domain-containing protein → MHSTALTVFFSMLFNLAQATIVKGRITNEQQIPLPYATIFIKGTTTGTTSNAAGQYQLDIPAGTYTLVCQYMGYRKLEKQVIITNTEQTLDFALQPVSMQIKEVVVKSGGEDPAYAIIRAAIKKRNFYRHQVNEYTCNDYIKGMFKLRDVPEKFFGKKLDKKDMGVDSSGQGVVFLSESMTRVDFQEPDNVKVEVLSARQSGGGFGFSFPAFIDLYDNNVTAVITQFNKRGYISPIAENALLYYKYQLEGTFQDDGKTVNKIKVMPRRKFEPLFSGYIFITDDDWRIHSADLLLTQDYQLEIMDTLRIRQIHVPVNNEVWRTKDQVITMSIKQFGFDMVGNFVNVYSNYDLHPNFQKKHFDNTIMRYDTAFDKKLLAYWDSIRPVPLEKEEVKDFRVKDSTAQAERDSARSSRTLDTLRKHQHPVKFTDFFWSGAKHNYYFQRDTGIYSHQLSMKGLIKQLGYNTVEGLVLNVEPELKLNLSRSQELKIMPYIRYGFSNTHLNAWTYLQWTQESRIHNRIGQNTWILGGGKRVSQFNHDNPISPLENEFYTLFLKENYMKLYENYFTTLQFTRRFENNSFLRLGVRYEDRMPLENTTDFVFFKNSNKQFLPNHPYELADIPFTRNQALVAELGFSFQPGQKFIELPDRKIAFGSKYPIFGVTYTKGIHGIAGSDADFDKWQFQIKDNMNLKLFGEFMYRVKLGGFLNDKHVDIPDYQHFNGNQTFYNINYLNSFQLAPYYRYSTTAPFYATANVEHHFNGLLTNKIPLLNRLKWNLVAGSNAFYVNQNNNYVEVFAGLENIFKLLRVDVIAGYQSKDATRIGVRVGFGGLFGGMVRQQNTPEP
- a CDS encoding trans-sulfuration enzyme family protein, producing the protein MEKDQYRPETNAVRIQTEKTWQMEHSTPLFLTSSFTYDSAEEMRATFADETDNNIYSRFSNPNVDEFVRKVCSLELAEDGYATASGMSAIFASFMALMKTGDHLLSASSIFGSTHTVITKFLPKWGIEYTYFDINKPETVEALIRPNTKMMFVETPSNPGLEVVDISLLAKICDKHGVILNVDNCFASPVLQKPIALGAHIVTHSATKWMDGQGRVLGGVVVGRKDLIKEIHTFCRSTGPAMSPFNAWVLSKSLETLHIRMARHCESALALAKALEGNSLLQWVKYPMLESHPQHEIAKAQMTGGGGIVCFELKGGLEQGTRFLDALKMLTLTANLGDSRSIASHPASTTHAKLTNEERLKVGITPGMIRISVGLENAQDIIEDITQALEVSK
- a CDS encoding OsmC family protein, coding for MKISLQRIDDAFNMEAVDEQGHKVLMDSSLENGGKNNGVRPMQMLLMGLGGCSAIDVAMILKKQRQELTDFKIEIDGEREKGKEPSIWENVHIIFHLSGTSLDPDKAARAVELSMTKYCSVAETLRRAGGNLTWETRVNG
- the metX gene encoding homoserine O-acetyltransferase MetX, with the translated sequence MTVQIYHNTHTFTLESGVVLPELQIAYHTYGTLNHSKSNVIWICHALTANSDVADWWKGLIGPGKAIDPARHFIVCANILGSCYGSSGPLSINPATGKPYFSTFPQITVRDMVQAHTLLRQHLGIDEILLLMGGSMGGYQSLEWALLEPTRIRQLCLLSTGASESAWGIAIHTAQRLAIEADSTWREHRPDGGANGLKAARAIGMLTYRNYQTFVRTQSDPDNDKTDDFKAASYINYQGDKLVKRFNAQAYWRLTKAMDSHNIARGRVTDLAGTLALIQQPTLIVGITSDVLCPPEEQHFLAKHIPDATYHEIDSSYGHDGFLIEVDMIGTLLNNWLL